A stretch of the Rufibacter tibetensis genome encodes the following:
- a CDS encoding sensor histidine kinase encodes MLDRPYQKITKLTGAVPYTISKVKKAMAKGEVKKLQSTLDGLMELLRYQGTTGPEALFLRFGEVYYALEYGFAGVIRELQAEIRTDFAEGETIVLPSAYLESILKNLLGNALKYRSPDRKPQVWVSTTMLPGHVLLRVRDNGVGIDPEKHRDQLFKPFERFHASTEGTGLGLHMISNIVQRNGGHIEVESQPGLGTTFSVYLREYPLPGA; translated from the coding sequence ATGTTGGATAGGCCTTATCAGAAGATCACCAAACTGACCGGTGCCGTCCCTTACACCATCTCTAAGGTGAAGAAGGCGATGGCCAAAGGGGAAGTGAAGAAGCTCCAGTCTACCCTCGACGGCTTGATGGAACTCCTGAGGTACCAGGGCACCACTGGTCCTGAGGCCCTGTTCCTGCGGTTCGGGGAGGTCTATTATGCGCTTGAATACGGGTTCGCAGGGGTAATCAGGGAGCTACAGGCGGAAATCCGCACTGACTTCGCCGAAGGGGAGACGATCGTCTTACCTTCGGCCTACCTGGAGAGCATTCTGAAGAACCTGCTGGGCAACGCCTTGAAGTACCGTTCCCCCGACCGCAAGCCACAGGTGTGGGTCTCTACCACCATGTTGCCAGGCCACGTGTTGCTGAGAGTGCGGGACAATGGGGTGGGCATAGACCCGGAAAAGCACCGGGACCAGCTTTTCAAGCCTTTTGAGCGCTTCCATGCCTCCACGGAGGGTACGGGGCTGGGACTGCACATGATAAGCAACATAGTCCAGAGGAATGGCGGGCATATAGAGGTTGAAAGCCAACCCGGGCTAGGCACCACGTTCTCCGTCTATTTGCGGGAATATCCCTTGCCCGGCGCGTAG
- a CDS encoding toprim domain-containing protein produces the protein MMERKALENDPQELERFKQDIDLVAYAQSQGYQLKSQGKRGDWHHLVHDGEHLIISRKNHKQVYLNPGDDRDRGTIIDFVKTRENMNLGEVRLHLREYLNGNPSPPQLPVGDTGPISSGAGSSQGKGKEGPDDEEIRRTRLISEVLGVRRELSDRSYLHSRGITDATIDNPAFQGRVFTSQQNGHRNTAFPLYNEKGLASVEQKNKDFKSLLELPKDGIWVSHPTQGKGTPIERLVVTESAIDAMSYHQLKHDGKNTMYIATAGTVTERQTELIQRIIDKQVPREIVLADDRDAAGRRYNINYLNDLQMARSFRPLADQEAYGEAARPISWHATLGRYHTNLRVDFHHASAQEGEKIVQPLLRQAAHLNSSQEEPSIEVTIQRSTEKDTVVKLSAARADTAQLEILSQELYRQREKLRPETERQPANFIRVDYPLSKDFNRDLELTLQGLTPEQIRQQARLEETERHLRERQPGEAGQERLPAGTSPAVSPQKQMEKEAGTEKQAMVQVKEIDRGHGAKGRAEAVRDTLERSGAMVGDIHSIRQEGARFSEMSVRYRTNQEEIGKISRALDAVGNQKGNSVLEHPSDRAERRDLAGKARVDRVAQQEIAR, from the coding sequence ATGATGGAAAGGAAAGCATTGGAAAACGATCCCCAGGAACTTGAACGCTTCAAACAGGACATTGACCTGGTCGCTTATGCCCAATCTCAGGGCTATCAGCTCAAGTCCCAGGGAAAGCGAGGGGACTGGCACCACCTCGTCCACGACGGCGAGCACCTCATCATCTCCCGGAAAAACCACAAGCAGGTCTACCTCAACCCCGGGGATGACCGGGACCGGGGCACGATCATCGATTTCGTGAAAACCCGGGAAAACATGAACCTGGGGGAGGTGCGCCTGCATCTGCGGGAGTACCTCAACGGGAACCCTTCCCCCCCGCAACTCCCGGTGGGAGACACCGGGCCAATCTCCTCAGGGGCCGGTTCTTCCCAAGGCAAGGGGAAAGAGGGGCCGGATGACGAGGAAATCCGGAGGACCCGGCTGATCTCCGAGGTGCTGGGGGTGCGCAGGGAGCTGAGTGACCGCAGTTACCTGCATAGCCGGGGGATAACCGACGCCACCATCGACAATCCCGCCTTCCAGGGCCGCGTCTTCACCAGCCAGCAGAACGGTCACCGTAATACCGCCTTTCCCCTGTACAATGAAAAGGGGCTGGCCAGCGTGGAGCAGAAAAACAAAGATTTCAAGAGCCTGCTGGAATTGCCCAAAGACGGCATCTGGGTGTCCCACCCCACTCAGGGCAAGGGCACTCCCATTGAGCGACTGGTGGTGACGGAAAGCGCCATAGACGCGATGAGTTACCATCAGCTGAAGCATGACGGCAAAAACACCATGTACATCGCCACTGCGGGCACGGTGACGGAAAGGCAAACGGAATTGATCCAGCGGATCATCGACAAACAGGTGCCCCGCGAGATCGTGCTGGCGGACGACCGGGATGCGGCCGGCCGGCGTTACAACATCAACTACCTGAACGACCTGCAGATGGCCCGCTCCTTCCGGCCCCTGGCGGACCAGGAGGCCTACGGGGAAGCGGCCCGGCCGATCAGCTGGCATGCGACCCTGGGGCGCTACCATACGAACCTGCGGGTGGATTTTCACCATGCCTCGGCGCAGGAGGGGGAGAAAATCGTCCAGCCCCTGCTCCGGCAGGCTGCCCATCTCAACTCCTCCCAGGAGGAACCCAGTATCGAGGTGACCATCCAGCGGTCCACGGAGAAGGATACGGTGGTGAAGCTGAGTGCGGCCCGGGCAGACACGGCCCAACTGGAGATCCTGAGCCAGGAACTGTACCGACAGCGGGAAAAGCTCCGGCCGGAAACCGAGCGCCAGCCGGCGAATTTCATTCGGGTGGACTATCCTCTCTCCAAGGATTTCAACCGGGACCTGGAGCTGACCCTCCAAGGGCTCACCCCGGAGCAGATTCGGCAGCAGGCGCGGCTGGAAGAAACGGAGCGCCACCTTCGGGAACGGCAGCCCGGCGAGGCTGGCCAGGAAAGACTGCCTGCCGGCACCTCTCCGGCGGTCTCCCCCCAAAAACAGATGGAAAAGGAGGCGGGAACCGAAAAGCAAGCCATGGTGCAGGTGAAGGAGATCGACCGGGGCCATGGGGCAAAAGGAAGGGCCGAGGCTGTGAGGGACACCCTGGAGCGAAGCGGGGCAATGGTCGGGGACATCCACAGCATCCGGCAGGAAGGGGCCAGGTTCTCGGAGATGTCCGTGCGTTACCGGACAAACCAAGAGGAGATCGGAAAAATCTCCCGGGCCCTGGATGCCGTCGGGAACCAGAAAGGGAATTCTGTTCTCGAGCATCCTTCCGACCGGGCGGAAAGAAGGGATCTCGCCGGCAAGGCCAGGGTCGACAGAGTGGCGCAGCAGGAAATTGCCCGCTAA
- a CDS encoding VirB4 family type IV secretion system protein encodes MRKERTVPFEAVMPVHSFEGNKVVFKDGRVGVGFQVEPAEMESWTPQDFTSFNQALLGMMRPLPVNTIIQKTDIYYDRPYRADKREQTYFEGKMNKHFFERLVLFQRSYLFLSFAPVEGKPVRTNALNALVSRMGESLIRNPFERVANTLELAESAAQEFAAALAGTGEVQVQRLGTEAIRDLYHQYFNLQFDTVPKRQEREISNGAGTLAVGEHKVSILSLVGQGSEQHPAVRNGYGVTAPMVYPLTVSLPCPHVLTQAFLLQDTRAALSSLDTDRKLNTSLARLATQDNQLRALEIEQFTAEVRAGSKQIIGLHLSVLLWEANDFLRRENIEKTTAAFRSIFGMESVVESHLSLPLYFGLLPGNAFQIPDRWLVTSADRGVCHMHWTATYRTDRVGEYFCDRQRNLLQVNLFNTDLDNQNAIVIGPSGSGKSYTFGYIVVQRHERQARQILIDIGGTYRNVVQSLNGADFGNTYFEYDPENPIEFNPFLVPRSPDGTRWRYSDEKLNFHLALLAVLWKGGGDSAPLSKPERAILSRFLIQYYKYLNGEGDGSQGEGEMPGMAGFLRFVRRFDDDMRRPAEHPDGKGEMREQYRKDMAYFDLHQFFLVLAQFTEGGRYEKVLNARQEVELSEHRLICFDLAKVKADPDLYPVVAMLITELSLDLFRKFPDDIKYIALDEAWAMLSGGVMEEFIVSMYRTIRKTNGSITIITQGIGEIVESRIGYALINNSSTKIILRHANPDSLAQLQIPLGLTDHEMDLIRSVRSTSEFREFFIKQGSKGKVYVLEASPELSAVLSSKPAERNHLNRLVKRYQQQRRRFARDRYGNVRMEGGLPVFETYTEQRLDYAVEQFTEDKRAGLLGK; translated from the coding sequence ATGAGAAAAGAAAGAACCGTTCCGTTTGAGGCCGTCATGCCGGTGCATTCCTTCGAGGGCAACAAGGTTGTTTTCAAGGATGGCCGGGTAGGGGTCGGTTTCCAGGTGGAGCCGGCGGAGATGGAAAGCTGGACCCCTCAGGATTTCACTTCCTTCAACCAGGCCCTGCTGGGAATGATGCGGCCCTTGCCGGTCAATACCATCATCCAGAAAACGGATATCTACTATGACCGCCCCTACCGGGCAGACAAAAGGGAACAGACCTACTTCGAGGGGAAAATGAACAAGCACTTCTTCGAGAGGCTGGTGCTTTTCCAGAGATCCTACCTGTTCCTGAGTTTCGCCCCCGTGGAGGGGAAGCCCGTCAGGACGAATGCCCTGAACGCCCTGGTTTCCCGGATGGGGGAATCCCTGATCAGGAACCCCTTCGAACGCGTGGCCAACACCCTGGAGCTGGCCGAGTCGGCGGCCCAGGAGTTCGCCGCAGCCCTGGCCGGGACCGGGGAGGTGCAGGTCCAGCGGCTGGGCACGGAGGCGATCAGGGACCTGTATCACCAGTACTTCAACCTCCAGTTCGATACCGTCCCAAAACGGCAGGAGCGGGAAATCTCCAACGGGGCCGGGACCCTGGCGGTGGGGGAGCACAAAGTGTCGATCCTCTCCCTGGTGGGGCAGGGAAGTGAGCAGCATCCGGCGGTGCGCAACGGCTACGGCGTCACCGCCCCGATGGTCTACCCCCTGACCGTCTCGTTGCCCTGCCCGCATGTCCTGACGCAGGCCTTCCTCCTCCAGGATACCCGGGCGGCCCTTTCAAGCCTGGACACCGACCGGAAACTGAACACCTCGCTGGCCCGGCTGGCCACGCAGGACAACCAGCTGCGGGCCTTGGAGATAGAGCAGTTCACCGCCGAGGTGCGGGCGGGCAGCAAACAGATCATCGGCCTGCACCTCTCGGTGCTCCTTTGGGAGGCGAACGATTTCCTCCGGCGGGAGAACATCGAGAAAACGACGGCCGCTTTCCGCAGCATCTTCGGCATGGAAAGCGTCGTGGAGTCCCACCTGTCCCTGCCGCTGTACTTCGGACTGCTGCCGGGCAACGCCTTCCAGATCCCGGACAGGTGGCTGGTGACCAGCGCGGACCGGGGCGTGTGCCACATGCACTGGACGGCGACCTACAGAACGGACCGGGTGGGGGAATACTTCTGCGACCGGCAGCGGAACCTGCTGCAGGTGAACTTGTTCAACACGGACCTGGATAACCAGAACGCCATCGTGATCGGCCCTTCCGGCTCCGGGAAAAGCTACACTTTCGGCTACATTGTGGTGCAGCGGCACGAGCGGCAGGCCCGGCAGATCCTCATCGACATCGGGGGCACCTACCGCAACGTGGTCCAGTCGCTGAACGGGGCGGACTTCGGGAACACCTACTTTGAGTATGACCCGGAGAACCCCATCGAGTTCAATCCCTTCCTGGTTCCCCGCTCCCCGGATGGCACCCGATGGCGCTACTCCGATGAGAAGCTGAACTTCCACCTGGCCCTGCTGGCCGTCCTGTGGAAGGGCGGCGGGGACAGTGCCCCCCTGAGCAAACCCGAGAGGGCAATCCTGAGCCGTTTCCTGATCCAGTACTACAAGTACCTCAACGGGGAAGGCGACGGAAGCCAGGGCGAAGGGGAAATGCCGGGCATGGCGGGCTTCCTGCGCTTTGTGCGGAGGTTTGACGACGACATGCGCCGCCCCGCGGAACACCCCGACGGGAAGGGGGAGATGCGGGAGCAGTACAGGAAGGACATGGCGTATTTCGACCTCCACCAGTTCTTCCTGGTGCTGGCGCAGTTCACCGAGGGCGGCCGGTACGAGAAGGTCCTCAACGCCCGGCAGGAGGTGGAGCTTTCGGAGCACCGGCTCATCTGCTTTGACCTGGCGAAGGTGAAGGCAGACCCCGACCTCTACCCGGTGGTGGCCATGCTCATCACGGAGCTGTCGCTGGACCTGTTCCGCAAGTTCCCGGACGACATCAAATACATCGCCCTGGACGAGGCGTGGGCCATGCTCTCCGGCGGGGTGATGGAGGAGTTCATCGTCTCCATGTACCGCACGATCCGGAAAACGAACGGCTCCATCACCATCATCACGCAGGGGATCGGGGAAATCGTCGAAAGCCGGATCGGCTATGCCCTGATCAACAACAGCTCGACGAAGATCATCCTGCGGCACGCCAACCCGGATTCCCTCGCCCAGTTGCAGATCCCACTGGGGCTCACGGACCACGAAATGGACCTGATCCGATCCGTCCGGTCCACGTCGGAATTCCGGGAGTTTTTCATCAAGCAGGGGTCGAAAGGGAAGGTGTACGTGCTGGAGGCGTCCCCGGAGCTGAGCGCCGTCCTGAGCTCCAAGCCGGCCGAACGGAACCATTTGAACCGGCTGGTGAAGCGCTACCAGCAGCAGCGCCGCCGGTTTGCCCGTGACCGGTACGGGAATGTCAGGATGGAAGGCGGACTGCCGGTGTTCGAAACCTATACCGAGCAGCGCCTGGACTACGCCGTGGAGCAGTTCACGGAAGACAAGCGGGCGGGCCTATTGGGGAAATGA
- a CDS encoding DUF4138 domain-containing protein: MGMANNYQVKIEANAVFVRARKKNPAPTPILIRHGSNYWMGRLVYSANPVLKLYDFKGATLASGTTGQGASGSLTGNPLALSAPIRREEVERKLSRLGQEKEEHRAVAVVGNGLVLSLANVRNDKKFTYLRLKVINRTNIDYLVDITDFQLVENAKGKFLGKKKNQARRPLAPAGGEANQNIEGRSTGYLTYAIPLYAATNDGYLEVTLRELHGARVLVLPIPSRLINRAKTI, translated from the coding sequence GTGGGCATGGCCAACAACTACCAGGTGAAAATAGAGGCCAATGCGGTCTTCGTCCGGGCTAGGAAGAAGAACCCGGCACCGACCCCGATTCTCATCCGCCACGGTTCGAACTACTGGATGGGGCGACTGGTGTACAGCGCCAACCCTGTGTTGAAGCTGTATGACTTCAAAGGAGCCACCCTGGCATCTGGGACCACCGGCCAGGGCGCTTCAGGCAGCCTGACCGGGAACCCCCTGGCCTTAAGCGCCCCCATTAGAAGGGAGGAAGTGGAAAGAAAGCTCTCCAGACTGGGGCAGGAGAAGGAAGAGCATCGGGCAGTGGCTGTGGTCGGCAATGGCCTGGTACTGTCGCTGGCCAATGTCCGCAACGACAAAAAGTTCACCTACCTGCGCCTCAAGGTCATCAACAGGACGAACATCGATTATCTGGTGGACATCACGGACTTTCAGCTCGTGGAGAACGCCAAAGGGAAATTCCTGGGCAAAAAGAAAAACCAGGCCCGTCGCCCCCTTGCCCCGGCGGGTGGTGAGGCAAACCAGAACATCGAAGGGCGCTCCACCGGGTACCTGACCTATGCAATCCCGCTTTACGCGGCCACCAATGACGGGTACCTGGAGGTAACCCTTCGGGAGCTCCATGGGGCAAGGGTATTGGTATTGCCTATTCCCAGTAGATTGATCAATCGGGCCAAGACCATTTAA
- the traM gene encoding conjugative transposon protein TraM — MAIDRIENKTPSAILEEQRKLELEARNAAPQPTGEEVASAFVTDTSGQAARRQLRNGPQALRQSRAEAMEVRHSSVGHFRTGSHTAGSIPGRGRPIASNDPPQPQYDSDGTPFETNQEILRMLAASSPQTRQVYEQTTGRRYREPGKGNVSKPAPASQTPGSDGFYTYKASSGRFNPSAAGHNPADGPTPDAFFRCVVSGKQRIRSGSAVIMRLLEDAVISGVTFPRNMVFAGVAKVEANRVTLQIDRLGPTRVKADIYDLNYLPGIMIDPEKRVAKELDQGFGDLQRQASQEISTAIDRSASSANSVLGVAGRVAANVVSRPRTRQRQRDVLLPDGYPVLITSAAAGQMESAGL, encoded by the coding sequence GTGGCCATTGATAGGATCGAAAATAAAACTCCCTCCGCTATCCTGGAGGAACAAAGGAAGCTGGAATTAGAGGCCCGAAACGCTGCCCCCCAGCCAACCGGGGAGGAAGTGGCAAGTGCTTTTGTCACCGATACGTCAGGACAGGCCGCCCGGAGGCAGCTGCGGAACGGGCCGCAGGCTTTGCGGCAGAGCCGGGCGGAGGCAATGGAGGTGCGGCATTCCTCGGTAGGGCATTTCCGAACGGGTTCCCACACTGCCGGAAGTATCCCTGGCAGGGGGCGTCCGATAGCGTCAAATGATCCTCCGCAGCCTCAATATGACAGTGACGGAACCCCTTTTGAAACGAACCAGGAAATCCTGCGGATGCTCGCCGCCTCTTCTCCCCAGACGAGGCAGGTGTATGAACAGACCACCGGCAGGAGGTACCGGGAACCCGGGAAGGGCAATGTTTCCAAACCTGCACCGGCCTCCCAGACGCCTGGCTCGGATGGCTTCTACACCTACAAAGCTTCCAGCGGCCGGTTCAACCCCAGTGCAGCGGGCCACAACCCGGCAGACGGCCCTACCCCGGATGCCTTCTTCAGGTGCGTGGTTTCCGGGAAACAGAGAATCCGTAGCGGCTCCGCGGTGATCATGCGCCTGCTGGAGGATGCCGTGATATCCGGGGTGACCTTTCCCAGGAACATGGTATTCGCCGGTGTGGCCAAGGTTGAGGCGAACCGGGTCACCCTGCAGATCGACCGGCTGGGACCGACGAGGGTGAAAGCGGATATCTATGACCTCAACTACTTGCCTGGCATAATGATAGACCCTGAAAAGCGGGTCGCCAAAGAGCTGGACCAAGGGTTCGGCGATCTTCAGCGGCAGGCAAGCCAGGAGATCAGCACGGCCATAGACCGATCCGCCTCCAGCGCCAATTCAGTGCTTGGGGTAGCCGGCCGGGTGGCGGCTAACGTGGTCTCTCGGCCCAGGACGCGCCAAAGGCAGCGGGACGTGCTGCTGCCGGACGGGTATCCCGTCTTGATCACTTCGGCCGCGGCAGGCCAAATGGAGTCAGCCGGCTTGTAG